The window aggagaaggtaatggcaccccactccagtattcttgcctggaaaatcccatggacagagagcctagtaggctgcagtccatggagtcgctaggagtcagacacgactgagtgacttcaccttcacttttcactttcatgcattggaggagggaatggcaacccactccagggttcttgcctggagaatcccagggacgggggagcctggtgggctgccgactatggggtcggatagagtcggaaacgactgaagtgaattagcaacagcagtatatatttaacttttgtttttagcTCATTATTTCAAATAATGTAAAGTGTTAATAGTGTAATAACCAAACATTAAACATGCATAGTATATATAAGAaagggccttagaaaacatcttgTCCCATCTCCAATGCCATGTTTCCTTCCACAGTGTTCTGACAAATAATCTAGCCTGCTGAGTCATTCAATTCACTCTTAACAgccatttaaaatgctgaatgtTTGAAATCCTGTTTCTACTTCTTAATCTTGAGATAAAACCACATCTTTATGATTCAAGcatattgattatatattattCCTTCTATATGCCAAACCTTAAAACATTTGAAGATTGTTAATTGTATTGGCAAATTGGTTAAACATACCAAGTTTTCTCTGCATTCATTATGTTATATGCTGGATACCCTTATGAATGTTCACTATTTTTTTTGAGAGTTTCCTCTCAATGTGACATCCCACTTAGGATACTACCTGGATGATATGGTTTATATACAGTACACTCTGTCTTCACTTGATTGTACACTAGGTGAgacaggtgtatatatatatatgtgtgtgtgtgtgtgtatatatatatatatatatatatataaaatatttgtatattgtgTATAGTATATCTGGCTTAAATACTGAAGTAATTTTAGGTCTAATGTTTCAGTTAACTGAGATTTGTTATGGAGTTAGAATGACAGTTGACCCAACCTCATGTATGTCTAACTGAAGTTGTCATGTGTTCTCAAGGATAATTTCAATGAACATGGGATTTGTAAAAATCTGACAGATCCTAACTGTAACTCAGCTAATGGGCaacattataatttatttatagctATGCAATATAGTTATTAATGAACTAATGTAGAAATGAGGGCAAATTGTACTGTATTTTGTGAGAAATCATACTTCATGACAAAGGTTGGCATTATGTAATAAGTACCCACAAAATATTAACCTACTTACaataaatacaattaataatgtacataaaagaatgaaattaagctAATTTTCTAtcaaaaaaagaattattcatGAACAGAAAGTGGACAGCATAGATTTGATGACAGGAAGGTTGTATCTAATCTGAATTACTGAGTGACCTAGGAAGCTTGCTCAGAGGGATTACAGAATAATTATGTTAATATGCAATTATCACCTCATTTCTTCTGTAGTAACCTCAAGATGTAGTGTAGTGAGGGTGTTATAGCAAGTGCTGATAGTTTGCAAAAATACTGATGTTTGAGATTTCTGAGACAATAAGTCTAGCTTGAGGCATATAAGTGATGATCTGTCATCTTGAAGACAGATCTGACTTTGTACTAATCTTATATACTGTATATGACTTACAGTATAGTAACTAGCATATAGTATGTTTGCTGTAACTCATTATGATTTCCTAGAACCTGAAATGTGTTTTATGTAGatttaaaattccatttgcaGCTTTTCATTAAgtgtgtgaattttttaaataacagtttacagttcagttaaaagaaaaattctatagTTATGTGATTACATGGAGGAGGACACAGTGATagtatttaaacatttaataaaaagatTCTAATTGATACAGCAATTTCATTGAAATTTAGAGAGGCCAAACAATATaacattaatttgtttattttaatttagtagtttctctttttttaaacttaatgaaTAATGCCTACCTTCAGATATGTCCCTTTGTTATGTTGACATAAGCTGGTATTTATAACTCTGTTGTATGTATTTAACTGTATAGAGATTGTTGAAAAATCTGTTTGAGAGTGTGTGAAATTAGTTTATAGgtcaaaaaatgttttcttgcctggattcTCCTCCATAAATGTCCTGAATGTAGGGAAATAATTTATGATGTCAAAATTCTGGATCAGTGCAACACATATTGATGATCCATTATTCTTTATTGTATCTCAGTGCAATAGCTTTGAGTCTTGAATGCTGTTAAGAAAAAATGTATCTtgaatgtatcttttcatttttagaaatatattctgaaaattaagCCAAGAAGATTTTTTATGGTTGCTAAAATACTAGCTTACTTATTCAGTTTCTTATAGCATATTTTTAGACTGAtgtgatttttaatattaatgtactaataaaatttttttcttaaaaagaatgacTCCTCTATTTCTGAGCAGAGATAGTCTATTGGAGACAAGTAAGGTACATTTCACTAAGTAGATGTAAAAGAAAACTTTGATTGTTAAAgacctctttttatattttcacaatattcaattttatcttttcttttaccACATGTATTTTGTATGTTAAAAAatttgttatacatatatactctgTTTTTGAGCAAAACACTTTGATATCTTCCAATTTATGGAAGCTCTTATAAAGCCATTCTAGTAATGAGAATGCAATCTCCAAGCCGACATGGATATTCTCATAGTTTGTCACCCTGCTGTTCGGTAGGTGTCCAGGGAAGTTGCTTTAAATGGGAAACGTCTGTTCCATCTCTGAACCTCTAACACCAGAACAGATGGGTGGAACGTGGAACATGGAAGGTTTTACCTCTGAGGTGGTAACAGTGAAGCCACTCATTAACACTGAATTTACCACTTTGTTAGCAACGTTGCTTCCTGTTGAGAAAAGCTAATATAGGCTTTCAGATTGACTGAGCATATATTTGTCTACCTCTATGATTATAATAAGTTGGAATAGAAAGTAAGTGTCTTAcaggctaattttttaaaagaaagatttgtTGTCCATTTCTGATTTATGTGGTTGTTCCTATTTGGGCGTTTTACTTTTTCTACTTAATAAGAAACATCATTAATGAGTAGTAGTATAGCATTATgatttgctttccttttcattGACATTTGCACACTCCTTCCTAACACATGTTTATGTGCTGTCCATTTTTAACTTCTGTGTATGTGATGTGGAAACTCCTGCTGGGTGCTGCATTAGCACCATTTTGTGGAGTGATATCATTGAATATGATCTTATTTGAAGTCTGTTTTTATTACTGTGGAAATTTGCCAATCTCAAAACAGAATTCTAAGACCTATGAAGGTCAGAAAAATAATTGTTGGTATAAGTGATAATGCCAAAGAAAGATATTTGTAGTATTTGTTGTATTAAAGAACATATCTTGTGGAAGGTATAAGGTCATATTTATAAGAGCTGCTTTAAGTtgtgaaataagaagaaaatacttagaaGCAGTTCTTTGATTCTTTAACTAGATTTAATGTTTTACAGAATATATATttggtatataaaataaattagaaataataaactttattgaaaatgttttcatttctaaatagcAATTAAAGCTCCTGCTGTTCTAAATAAAATTACTCATTATACAAATAAGaatactataaaaagaaaaagatagacTTTATTCTTTATATGAGAGCAGGAACTTTGTTTGGCACGTTTGCTACTGAACCCCTATTACTAGAGCAGTGTGTGGCACATagtaggggctcaataaatatttgtaacatTAATAAATTATACTTAATACTAGgtgcaaaaggaaaagaaatatggaaTATTATGCCAGTActtcaaataattaaatatgtgGGGTTGCCAAATAGCAGGTTTGTAAATTGCACTTGATGATTATTAGATATTTTGAAAGCCTTGCTATAACTGCTGAGTTAAGAAATCAGAAACTTGATGGAATTTCCAATATTTAAATGAGATACCCAAATTTCATAAGAAGAAAACTAGTTTTCAGAAACTTTTGAATTGATTTTGCAGTTGTGCTTTTATTCATTTACCACATTAGtgctttattcaacaaatattcctgAGCACCTATGCCAAGTATCTTGTTAGGTTCTAAGAGTTCACTATCCCTACCCTCAAAGAGCTTACATTCTTCCAAGGTAATGGCTATATAGTGTGACCatttctaaaagcaaaataagaacAGACTACAAGGAAATTCTTAATAGTGGGGGCAGTATTTATAGCCATTGAATGTTTGTCTTCCAAACTTTCAgaagtcttcttttaaaatattctgctgTCCTCTCATAACAGTTAAATATATTATCAAAAGCATTtagtacctatggctgattcttgttgatgtatgacagaaaacaacaaaattctgtaaagcaattatccttcaattagaaatttttttttaaatgcctcgaaaatattatctacattttatatgaaataaatggaagaatttaCCATACATTTATGATGTTTTCAGATTAGAGTAACAACTTTTAGATCATTGCAGTAGACTGTCAGATCATAAAATGGGATAGCTTCCTATTAGGGAATGCTTTGAATTTGGGGACTCAAGTTATGAAAGTTTAAAGAAGCATAAAGCTTCTtgattttaactttacaaatttAGAATGAAGGATAATTTACATAAGGATAGAATGAAACCCAGTgaatgaaatgttttttaaattagtagAATTTTAGGAGAATGTGAAATACTGAGAGCAGAAcagtcttattttaaattaaaaaatacagtttcatACATTAGTCATTGTTGTTGATAGCACATAAGTACATTCAAGTAAGCTTCTTTACTGATTGTTGTTTTGTTACCTTTATGGAGTTTTAAGTGACAAAAGTTTTACTTTTGTGTAATATGTAACACTTTACATTATTCTCTAGTGTAGAATGTCCACAGTAAATTTACTTAGgtaagataattttctttttattaacaaTCTCATATAtaagattttagattttttttcagtctgtagcatattcatttatattgtgtgtgtctgtgtgttgtgtgtgtgtctgtgtgtgtgtgtgtttatgttgcTTTGCTCTAcacattttgtatatatacagTTTGGGGGGTGTTGTTGCCTaattcaaaggaaaaattaaCCTCTGCAACACTAAAAATCTTTCAGTTTCTTCAAGTGTTTCTTCATTCTTGAAAAATTATTAGGGTCTTAATATAATGAGTAGAATTAAGCGACTGAAAATGTGTACTTTCAACTCTCCATGCGTTCTAAGGATAATCTTTCTTTCATGcaaatctaaaatttttttttccattttctagacTAAATGTGTTAAATGGGCTTACCAACAATATGGATGATTTGAAGATAAACACCGATGTTACTGGTGCTAAAGAAGAACTCCTAGATGACAACAGTTTTATATCAGACAAAGAGAGTGGAGTTCATAAACCAAAAGATTGTCAAGCATCATTTCAGAAAAACAATACATTCACTTTGCCTGAAGAACTGTCAAAGGACAAATCTGAAAAAGCCTTAAGTGGAGGCCAGTCTACTCTGTTTATACATGCTGGTGCTCCTACTGTTTCTAGTGAAAACTTTATTTTGCCTAAGGGAGCTGCTGTTAATGGACCAGTTTCACACTCCTCCTTAACTAAGACTTCCAATATGAATAAAGGCAGTGTTTcgttaaccactggacagcctgTGGATCAGCCAACAACAGAATCTTGTTCAGGTTTGAAGGTGGCAGCCGATCTTCAGCTGTCTACACCACAGAAAGCAAGTCAacatcaagttttatttttattatcagatGTAGCACATGCTAAGAATCCAACCCATTCCATTAAAAAACTACCTACCTCTGCTTCAATTGGTTGTGACATTCAGAATTCAGTAGGGAGTGGTATAAAGTCAGATAGCACTTTAATAAATCAAGTAGAGGTGGGTGAGGATAGTGAAGATTTATTGGTAAAAAATGATTGTGTCAGTACATTAACAGGAATTTCCTCAGGTACAGATGAATTTAGGTCAGACAATGATACAAACTGGGATCCCCAAAAAGAGTTCATTCAATTTCTTATAACTAATGACGACACAGTAGATAAAGCTCCAGTTCACTCTAAAGTAGgtctggaaaaaaagagaaagcgaAAAATGGATGTAAGCAAGATAACTCGTTATACCGAAGATTGCTTTAGTGATTCTAACTGTGTACCCAATAAGTCAAAAATGCTAGAAGTAGACTTTATGGAACAGAATGAAGATGTGCAAGCAATAGACTCACGGACATATGCATTATCACAAGTGAAACCTGAATCAGCTGATGAAGACTTGGAATCCGTGGATACTTTTCAACATCTAATTTTTAACTCAGATAAGTGTGTGGAGAAGACAGTTCACCTGTTCATACTAGCACTTTTCTTTCAAAtaccttaaaaaagaaatgtgaagaaaGTGATTCCGAGTCACCTGTTACTTTTAGCACCGAAGAGCCATCATTCTACCCCTGTACAAAGTGCAATGTGAATTTTAGGGAGAGAAAAAGCATCTCCACAGGCATATGATGTATCATTTAGATGGGAATAGTCACTTTCGTCATCTTAATGTCCCAAGGCCATATGCTTGTAGAGAATGTGGACGGACATTTCGAGATCGTAACTCACTGCTAAAGCATATGATTATTCAccaagaaagaagacagaaattgATGGAGGAAATACGTGAATTGAAAGAACTTCAGGATGAAGGAAGAAGTGCACGATTACAATGCCCTCAGTGTGTGTTTGGTACCAATTGCCCTAAAACATTTGTGCAACATGCTAAAACCcatgaaaaagataaaaggtaCTACTGCTGTGAAGAGTGTAACTTTATGGCAGTGACAGAAAATGAGCTGGAATGCCATCGAGGAATTGCCCATGGAGCAGTGGTAAAATGCCCTATTGTCAGTTCTGATGTAGTccagagaaaaaaacacaaaaaagcattCATGAAAGACCCCATTATAGGATCATCCAAAAAATCGGCTACCTATATATGTAAGATGTGTCCTTTTACTACTTCAGtcaagagtatttttaaaaaacacatggaATACTTGCATTCATCATCATGCATTGATTCATTTGGCAGTCCTCTTGGGCTTGATAAAAGAAAAAGTGACATAATTGAAGAACCTATAGATACTGATAGTTCTAAACCATTAACTAAACAACAGTCAACAACATTTCCAAAGAACTCTGCTTTAAAACAAGATGTAAAGCGAACATTTGGATCATCCTCACAATcaagtaatttttcaaaattccatAAACGGCCACACAGAATACAAAAGGCTCGGAAAAGCATTGCCCAGTCAGGTGTAAATGTGTGCAGTCAAAACAGTTCTCCTCACAAGACTGTTATGATTAAAAGCAGCATTGACCAAAAACCTAAGTATTTCCatcagacagcaaaagaaaaatctaatGCCAAGGCAAATAGCAACTATTTATATAGACATAAATatgaaaactacagaatgatcaaaAAATCAGGTGAATCATATCCTCTGCATTTCAAAAAAGAGGAAGCTAGTTCATTAAATTCTTTACATCTGTTTTCATCAAGTAATTCTCACAACAATAGTTTTATTTCAGACCCTCATAACTCTGACACCAAAAGGCCAGAAGGCTTCAAAGACCACAGGCGTGTAGCTGTAAAGAGAGTAGTTAAGGAATCTAAGAAGGAAAGTTCTGTTGGAGGAGAAGACTTGGATAGCTATCCAGATTTCTTGCATAAGATGACCGTTGTTGTTTTGCAAAAACTTAATTCTACCGAAAAGAAAGATAGCTATGAAACAGAAGATGAAAGTTCCTGGGACAATGTTGAGCTAGGTGACTACACTACACAGACTATAGAAGATGAAACCTATCATGATATTAATCAAGAACATGTAAACATATTCCCTCTATTTAAAAGCAAGGTGGAAGGTCAACAGTCTGGGGAAAATGCTACACTTAGTTATGATCAGAATGATggcttttattttgaatattatgaaGATGGTGGAACCAATAACTTTTTGCATGAGATTCATGATCCTCagcatttagaaaatgcagaaactgCATTGTCAAAGCATAGTTCTGTTTTTCACTGGACTGATTTGTCTCTTGAGAAGAAATCGTGTCCTTACTGCCCAGCAACATTTGAAACAGGTGTTGGGTTGTCAAATCATGTCAGGGGACATCTTCACAGAGCAGGATTAAGCTATGAAGCCCGCCATGTTGTATCACCAGAACAAATAGCCACAAGTGACAAAATGCAGCATTTCAAAAGAACTGGCACAGGAACACCTATTAAGCGAGttagaaaaggtaagttttcacgTGGATAATTTGGGCTAGTATGTCCATATTCGAATTCAAAGGATTTGAAGGTTTTGCTCAAATTTGACCTTCATTAGAATCACATAATTTCGTATTTCAGAGTTAATTTGTTTTGAGGagttcaatttataaaaaaattctgatattactcttaaaatttttttttagctataGAGAAGTCTGAAACCACTTCTGAACACACTTGTCAGCTCTGTGGTGGTTGGTTTGATACTAAAATTGGATTATCAAATCATGTTAGAGGCCACCTGAAAAGACTTGGAAAGACCAAGTGGGATGCTCACAAATCTCCAATCTGTGTTCTGAATGAGATgatgcaaaatgaagaaaaatatgaaaaaatcttAAAGGCATTGAACAGTCGTCGTATTATTCCTCGACCATTTGTAGCTCAAAAACTTGCATCGAGTGATGACTTTCTATCTCAAAATGTTATACCTCTTGAAGCATACGTAATGGCCTAAAGACTGAAGCTTTATCAGTGTCTGCATCAGAGGAAGAAGGGCTGAGTTTCTTAAATGAATATGATGAAACTAAACCAGAACTGCCCAGTGGAAAAAAGAATCAGTCTCTTACACTCATAgaactgcttaaaaataaaaggatgggaGAAGAAAAGAATTCTTCTGTTTCTCCTCAAAAGATCCATAATCAAACTGCAAGAAAGAGGTTTGTTCAGAAATGTGTTCTTCCACTAAATGAAGATAGTCCATTGATGTATCAGCCACAAAAAATGGACTTCACTATGCACTCAGGTAAGAGGACATTTATGACTATCTTACATAACTTAAACACAATTATGTTTACCTTAGTGgaacatgtatataaaatactttCTCAGAATCCTTTATTTAAGCTGCTTTTTTGCAGAACAGAGATTGGTTACACTGTTATTTCTAGATAAATCATCAGTTGATGTTCATCAGCATTGGAgtctctgtgcctcatttcttGGTCACAGTGCAAGgtgagaacaaaagaaaacaaaaaaagatcaataaaaaataaaataaatcttatgaCGTGATAGTTCTTTGATTGATTGTGTGTCATTTTTCGCGAGCATAGGTTGTGTTACATAGTGAAAGGCTGTCATATTTTTTGCCAGTGCTCCagagtgatttttgttttcaagattgtaGTTGTCCAGGTTTTCCTCCTGCGTAGGTCAAACAAACAGAATGGATTGGTGTTTGTCGTGTGTTGCCATTAACCCAAAGAAACTTCCTCCCTCTCTAATTCCTCCTTGTATTGTGAGATAGTTTGGTTTTGGAGGACTGTTGTgagtataaaacatttatttgggaTTTTAGATTTTAACAACACGTTCTATTTGAACAGAACAGATGGTTTAACCTAATGGTTGTGCAcccatagtttttccttttcaaaggaaTATTTTGTATGAGTTGGCAAATGATGTGGCAGATAAAGTTGCCAAGCTTTATTTGGTATTGCTAAGTCTGGTTTTAGACTAGAGAAATGTTGTGTCTGTATGGGTTTCTTTTGGATGTTAAGGATGCTGAAGATGAGTTTAGATGATACCATAATTTTAGCCCTAGGTTGAAGGTAAAAGTAACTTGTCAGTGaattaataatgaataaaattactATAATGTTGATTTGTTTACTTTGGGCAGACATTGGGATATTCTAAATATTTGTAATGCAGATTTGATTTGAGGAAAGATTGTCTTGAATCGTAAGTGGTCTGAAAAACAATTTATCTTGTATGGGCTTCTGGTTAATAGGGGTCTTTCTTTTGTACAAAGAGAGTCTTTTCAAAGCtaatatttcaacatttttcaGAGGGATAAAATGTAAGCAAGATGCGGCAGTTATGTTGGCCAAGGTGTAGTACACTTCAGAGAGGGGAAAGTGTATCTGTGGCTATcacaatatttgttgaaaaaaaaccAGTTGAAATGTGTTGGAGCGTGAGGGCTGTCTGAGAAGATAGGAGTTTCTTATTGCTTCAACATGTTTTCTTTACTGTGATGACTGAGATGTTAGCTTGTTGATCATTTATTTAGCACAAAGATTTTAGGAAAAAACTTCAGATCATTAACTTTCATTATTGATTGCGCATTCAGAGTAATGAACATAAAATGCCCTGAATAAAATGTTGTGTCTAACAGCTGTTCAGTGGTGTGTTTTACCACCTTTTCTCCCAGCCTTCATCAGAAAGCCTAATTTAGTATTGAGCCTTTTACGGTTTTGTGGGTAAAACACTTTAATTACCACTTTGTCAActagactttttaattttttttttttattgataatGTTGTAAACTTTGAAACTTCTCAACAGAACTGTGCAATTCAAATCACAGGATTGTATTTTAGGTTTAGGAAATGATCTGCGTAACACAGAAATCTGCAAGAAAGTGATAATAGGTATTAAATCCAAAGATACTCAGGGGTTCAAGACAACTCCTCTTCTCCCTTTCCAAAAGAGCATGGGTTGCCTCTAAATACTAACTACAAACTAATAATAGTTAACTTAATTTCCCCTCCATATCTTAAGCTAATTCATTGAACGTTTTTTAAAACCATCTTTATTGTGGTACTTTTCTTCACGCTTTTACCTAAGAAAATTTCACTTTTTGAAGTGAGAACTggattatagttttcttttgaatGATAGGTATGCCTGTGAAGCTTAGAACATGTGTGCATTGCAATACGACGTTTACAAGTGCTGTTAGCCTGTCCACCACTTACGCGCTTATGCACGAAAGAAGAGTGCTGGACTTTTGACTGGTACAGGTATGTTTGAACAGATAACACAGCAAGTCTGTTTGATAcaatacacttttttttccctcaccagACTGGTGCTAGTTCAGATGATATTTATAGCTTTCTTTTGTAAGCAGCAGTTGAGTCTGAACACACATTAAATTTCAGCAACTTGTAAACTATtggatataattttaattaatttattttttttcatttagctcTTATTGGCTTGATTTGAGGAAAAAGTAACCCAATAGAGGTGTGGAAACTTTTGAGTCTAcattctttttattgatttttaaattataatatttttacatttatttttgttagtaGATTCTAGTAAGACACCTCTCTTTGGTAAAAAA is drawn from Bos indicus isolate NIAB-ARS_2022 breed Sahiwal x Tharparkar chromosome 26, NIAB-ARS_B.indTharparkar_mat_pri_1.0, whole genome shotgun sequence and contains these coding sequences:
- the LOC139176091 gene encoding LOW QUALITY PROTEIN: zinc finger protein 644-like (The sequence of the model RefSeq protein was modified relative to this genomic sequence to represent the inferred CDS: inserted 1 base in 1 codon; deleted 4 bases in 2 codons); translated protein: MDILIVCHPAVRSFFHANLKFFFPFSRLNVLNGLTNNMDDLKINTDVTGAKEELLDDNSFISDKESGVHKPKDCQASFQKNNTFTLPEELSKDKSEKALSGGQSTLFIHAGAPTVSSENFILPKGAAVNGPVSHSSLTKTSNMNKGSVSLTTGQPVDQPTTESCSGLKVAADLQLSTPQKASQHQVLFLLSDVAHAKNPTHSIKKLPTSASIGCDIQNSVGSGIKSDSTLINQVEVGEDSEDLLVKNDCVSTLTGISSGTDEFRSDNDTNWDPQKEFIQFLITNDDTVDKAPVHSKVGLEKKRKRKMDVSKITRYTEDCFSDSNCVPNKSKMLEVDFMEQNEDVQAIDSRTYALSQVKPESADEDLESVDTFQHLIFNSDKCGEDSSPVHTSTFLSNTLKKKCEESDSESPVTFSTEEPSFYPCTKCNVNFREKKHLHRHMMYHLDGNSHFRHLNVPRPYACRECGRTFRDRNSLLKHMIIHQERRQKLMEEIRELKELQDEGRSARLQCPQCVFGTNCPKTFVQHAKTHEKDKRYYCCEECNFMAVTENELECHRGIAHGAVVKCPIVSSDVVQRKKHKKAFMKDPIIGSSKKSATYICKMCPFTTSVKSIFKKHMEYLHSSSCIDSFGSPLGLDKRKSDIIEEPIDTDSSKPLTKQQSTTFPKNSALKQDVKRTFGSSSQSSNFSKFHKRPHRIQKARKSIAQSGVNVCSQNSSPHKTVMIKSSIDQKPKYFHQTAKEKSNAKANSNYLYRHKYENYRMIKKSGESYPLHFKKEEASSLNSLHLFSSSNSHNNSFISDPHNSDTKRPEGFKDHRRVAVKRVVKESKKESSVGGEDLDSYPDFLHKMTVVVLQKLNSTEKKDSYETEDESSWDNVELGDYTTQTIEDETYHDINQEHVNIFPLFKSKVEGQQSGENATLSYDQNDGFYFEYYEDGGTNNFLHEIHDPQHLENAETALSKHSSVFHWTDLSLEKKSCPYCPATFETGVGLSNHVRGHLHRAGLSYEARHVVSPEQIATSDKMQHFKRTGTGTPIKRVRKAIEKSETTSEHTCQLCGGWFDTKIGLSNHVRGHLKRLGKTKWDAHKSPICVLNEMMQNEEKYEKILKALNSRRIIPRPFVAQKLASSDDFLSQNVIPLEAYXNGLKTEALSVSASEEEGLSFLNEYDETKPELPSGKKNQSLTLIELLKNKRMGEEKNSSVSPQKIHNQTARKRFVQKCVLPLNEDSPLMYQPQKMDFTMHSGMPVKLRTCVHCNTTFTSAVSLSTTYALMHERRVLDF